From a single Lolium rigidum isolate FL_2022 chromosome 7, APGP_CSIRO_Lrig_0.1, whole genome shotgun sequence genomic region:
- the LOC124672400 gene encoding glutaredoxin-C9-like, protein MLRMQQQVEGALVVGGMAEAEEHQEAAVYERVARMAGGNAVVVFSASGCCMCHVVKRLLLGLGVGPTVYELDQMGGAGREIQAALTQLLSPGPVGGGHHQQAPAVPVVFVGGRLLGGVEKVMACHINGTLVPLLKEAGALWL, encoded by the coding sequence ATGTTGAGGATGCAGCAGCAGGTTGAGGGCGCCCTGGTGGTGGGCGgcatggcggaggcggaggagcacCAGGAGGCGGCGGTGTACGAGCGGGTGGCGCGGATGGCGGGCGGCAACGCGGTGGTGGTGTTCAGCGCCAGCGGGTGCTGCATGTGCCACGTCGTGAAGCGCCTCCTCCTGGGCCTGGGCGTcggccccaccgtgtacgagctgGACCAGATGGGCGGCGCCGGGAGGGAGATCCAGGCTGCGCTGACGCAGCTGCTGTCCCCCGGCCCCGTCGGCGGCGGCCACCACCAGCAGGCGCCGGCGGTTCCCGTGGTGTTCGTGGGCGGGAGGCTCCTGGGCGGGGTGGAGAAGGTGATGGCGTGCCACATCAACGGCACCCTCGTCCCGCTCCTCAAGGAGGCCGGCGCGCTCTGGCTCTGA